In Reichenbachiella agarivorans, one genomic interval encodes:
- a CDS encoding bifunctional alpha,alpha-trehalose-phosphate synthase (UDP-forming)/trehalose-phosphatase: MSVKPAPKTIIVSNRLPVKVVKSAEGLDFQATEGGLATGLGSIYKSGNNLWIGWPGATLTTKEEKKNTTEILESQSMVPVFLTDEDLELYYEGFSNETLWPNFHYFNQYSIFDENTWESYKKVNQKFADAVLAECNAQDTIWIHDYQLLLVPELLRKKKPDLKIGFFLHIPFPSYESFRLLPRRRELLLGMLGADFLGFHTYDDTRHFLSSVNRLAGIGNDHGIINHNNRQIMADALPMGIDYDKYHQTAAHPETLQKEVEYRTAINTPQMMLSIDRLDYSKGIPQRVRAFEKFLEKYPQYQRKVSLVMIVVPSRYQVDKYKELKEEIDLLVGRINGQFGRLSWTPVHYFYRSYPLHALSAFYRMAHVGFVSPLRDGMNLVAKEFIASKLEKKGVLILSEMAGASKELSDAILVNPNNQTQMIEAIKDALEMSEEEQIRRMTVMQDTLQRYNIYHWVDLFMNRLDHVKKRQLAQKTKIIDEKTITTIRKEFKKAKERLLFLDYDGTLTGFHPDPQLAIPNDELYEILDEILKYPNTHVVIISGRDKTTLEKWFTGRRMDLIAEHGVWLRKAGGEWETITHLTNMWMSNIKDVLEGYVNRTPGSFIEEKDYSLVWHYRKVETGLGELRTRELMSHLKYLASNQNLQVLEGDMVIEIKSTEVNKGRAATNWLKRYKADFVMAIGDDWTDEDTFKAMPDTAHTIKVGGNQSAAKYSIFGTDKVRDMLKRLTMTSSKTSNL, encoded by the coding sequence ATGTCCGTAAAACCTGCTCCAAAAACAATTATTGTTTCTAATCGCCTGCCCGTAAAAGTGGTCAAATCTGCCGAAGGGTTGGATTTTCAGGCTACTGAGGGAGGTCTAGCTACTGGTCTAGGCTCCATCTACAAGAGTGGCAACAACCTATGGATCGGTTGGCCAGGAGCTACATTGACTACCAAAGAAGAGAAAAAAAATACAACGGAAATACTGGAGTCGCAAAGCATGGTTCCGGTCTTCTTGACTGATGAGGACTTGGAGTTGTACTACGAAGGGTTTTCTAACGAGACCCTGTGGCCCAATTTTCACTATTTCAATCAATATTCGATCTTTGATGAAAACACTTGGGAATCGTATAAAAAAGTGAATCAGAAGTTTGCTGATGCGGTTTTGGCGGAATGCAATGCTCAGGACACGATTTGGATTCATGATTATCAACTGCTGCTGGTTCCTGAATTGCTCAGAAAGAAGAAGCCAGATTTGAAAATAGGATTCTTTCTGCACATTCCTTTCCCGTCTTATGAGTCGTTTAGGTTGCTACCTCGTCGTAGGGAGCTATTGTTGGGCATGTTGGGTGCGGATTTTTTAGGTTTCCATACGTATGATGACACAAGACACTTTTTATCTTCTGTCAATCGCTTGGCCGGAATCGGCAATGATCATGGGATCATCAATCACAACAATCGCCAAATCATGGCGGATGCCTTGCCCATGGGTATCGACTATGACAAATACCATCAGACGGCTGCCCACCCCGAGACCCTACAAAAGGAGGTAGAGTACAGGACAGCCATCAACACACCTCAAATGATGCTATCCATTGATCGATTGGATTATTCCAAAGGGATACCTCAGAGAGTCAGAGCATTCGAAAAATTCCTGGAGAAATATCCACAATACCAGCGCAAAGTATCTCTGGTCATGATTGTCGTCCCCTCGCGCTATCAAGTGGACAAGTACAAAGAATTGAAAGAAGAAATAGATTTATTGGTCGGTAGGATCAATGGCCAGTTTGGCAGGTTGAGTTGGACCCCAGTACATTATTTCTACCGGTCCTATCCGCTACATGCCTTGTCGGCATTTTATCGCATGGCACATGTAGGATTTGTGAGTCCGTTGAGAGATGGGATGAATTTGGTCGCCAAGGAGTTTATAGCCAGCAAGTTGGAGAAGAAGGGAGTGTTGATCTTGAGTGAGATGGCTGGAGCATCCAAAGAGCTGTCCGATGCGATTTTGGTCAATCCCAACAATCAAACACAGATGATAGAAGCAATCAAAGATGCGCTGGAAATGAGTGAGGAGGAACAAATCCGACGCATGACTGTGATGCAGGATACCTTGCAGCGCTACAACATTTATCATTGGGTAGATTTGTTTATGAATCGCCTCGATCATGTCAAGAAGAGACAGTTGGCACAGAAGACTAAGATCATAGATGAAAAGACCATCACCACTATCAGAAAGGAATTTAAGAAAGCAAAGGAAAGACTGTTGTTTTTGGACTATGACGGTACGCTGACGGGCTTTCATCCTGATCCACAATTGGCCATCCCCAACGACGAACTCTACGAGATCCTAGATGAAATCCTGAAATACCCTAATACACATGTAGTGATCATAAGCGGCCGTGACAAAACAACTTTGGAGAAGTGGTTTACGGGCAGGAGAATGGATTTGATCGCTGAGCATGGCGTATGGTTGAGAAAGGCAGGTGGAGAATGGGAAACCATCACTCATTTGACCAATATGTGGATGTCAAACATCAAGGACGTATTGGAAGGCTATGTCAACCGAACCCCAGGATCCTTTATCGAGGAGAAGGACTATTCGCTGGTGTGGCACTACCGCAAAGTGGAGACAGGTCTGGGAGAACTCCGCACCAGAGAGCTCATGAGTCATTTGAAATACTTGGCGTCTAATCAGAACCTGCAAGTACTGGAAGGCGACATGGTGATCGAGATTAAAAGTACCGAGGTGAACAAAGGTCGTGCAGCGACCAATTGGCTCAAACGCTACAAGGCGGACTTTGTGATGGCTATAGGAGACGATTGGACTGACGAAGATACATTTAAGGCCATGCCGGACACAGCGCATACCATCAAAGTCGGAGGTAATCAATCGGCTGCTAAGTATAGTATCTTCGGAACAGACAAAGTCAGAGATATGCTAAAGCGACTGACAATGACCTCTTCAAAGACTAGTAATCTGTAA
- a CDS encoding sensor histidine kinase, which yields MSKSFINTWSLQFHDDELEAGFRLFNIRTEIRYVKYFLILLVLFNGIYAIKDYYFFHQRHIESILWQVFVFIPLYLLFIWLVTRMEKGHYIDRPYLIPIIIFFFTILSQLWLIKTSGNGLSGIHSIMLLVVFGSFVFSGIMYGHSLILAPITLLGIILAVVFFDDSYELVNTTMLYIMTLSGLTLTKYQIERQNRLSFNRTELLAEEDTRIKESYLRVNSLSEMRKDLIAILAHDVRSPLASLHGVLELAKGGDLTQDETMEYIGKIETQVSTVNFLINDILIWIKSQSDEADFEKGPVNISSVVEDLKFLFSEAFEEKEILFRVNLEVDDVFGQPDMIKSILRNFISNAVKFSSKDDTITLQSVAAPSNKVRISVIDEGVGISPQDLVKLKSTFATKLGTKNEKGIGLGLKICRALILAHKSSLEVQSEVNKGTVMSFELNRA from the coding sequence ATGTCAAAATCATTTATCAATACTTGGAGTCTTCAGTTTCATGATGACGAATTGGAAGCAGGGTTTAGGCTCTTCAATATTCGGACAGAGATCAGGTATGTCAAGTATTTTTTGATTTTGTTGGTCTTGTTCAACGGGATCTATGCCATCAAGGATTATTACTTTTTTCATCAAAGACATATCGAATCCATCCTTTGGCAAGTTTTTGTCTTTATTCCTCTTTACTTGTTGTTTATCTGGCTGGTGACCCGCATGGAAAAGGGACACTATATAGATCGGCCATATTTGATCCCCATCATTATCTTCTTTTTTACCATTTTGTCACAGTTGTGGCTCATCAAGACTAGTGGCAATGGTCTGTCAGGCATACATAGTATCATGTTGCTAGTGGTATTTGGTTCTTTTGTTTTTTCAGGGATTATGTATGGACATTCCTTGATTTTGGCTCCTATCACACTATTAGGGATTATTCTTGCGGTTGTTTTCTTTGATGACTCTTACGAGTTGGTCAATACGACGATGCTTTATATTATGACTTTGAGTGGGCTCACATTGACCAAATATCAAATCGAACGGCAAAACAGGTTGAGTTTTAACAGGACAGAATTGCTGGCCGAAGAAGACACCAGAATCAAGGAAAGTTATCTCAGGGTCAACTCGCTGAGCGAAATGCGTAAAGACCTCATTGCCATATTGGCTCATGATGTGCGCTCTCCTTTGGCAAGTTTGCATGGGGTATTAGAACTGGCAAAAGGTGGAGACCTGACACAAGATGAAACCATGGAGTACATCGGAAAAATAGAAACTCAAGTTTCGACTGTCAACTTCTTGATCAACGATATCTTGATTTGGATCAAAAGTCAGAGTGATGAGGCTGATTTTGAGAAGGGGCCAGTCAATATTTCTAGCGTGGTGGAAGATCTCAAGTTTCTTTTTTCGGAGGCATTTGAGGAAAAAGAAATCCTGTTTCGTGTCAACCTAGAGGTGGATGATGTCTTTGGGCAACCTGACATGATCAAATCGATTTTGAGAAACTTCATCAGTAATGCCGTCAAATTTTCTAGCAAAGATGATACGATTACGCTACAAAGCGTGGCAGCCCCGAGCAACAAAGTGAGAATCAGTGTCATAGATGAGGGTGTTGGGATTTCTCCACAGGATTTGGTCAAATTGAAAAGCACTTTTGCCACCAAACTAGGGACTAAAAATGAGAAGGGAATAGGTTTAGGACTCAAGATATGTCGTGCGTTGATTTTGGCACACAAATCATCTCTCGAAGTGCAGAGTGAAGTCAACAAAGGCACTGTGATGAGCTTTGAACTCAATAGGGCATGA
- a CDS encoding WG repeat-containing protein translates to MLQHCSSVFILCLICLICLISFSALGQSDYDMQGGLSEGLKSVRSKSTKLWGFVNENNQEVIHCKYDLVEPFENSLSIIQYKNYYGVINQSDSLIIPPIYDDLKSVDNHSFTVRLRGSEGAVNEYGIEIIPIKYQKVIAVDKDLIIVKMDNDWALVNHAGEFLSGFIYQQIYPMREGMIKVKIDRSYGFLNAKGKMIIAANFDNLKYFSEGLSPAKKGEYWGAINKKGQTVIDYLYEDMDPVQDGLAKVNLNGKQGFINTQGQEIIAIRYKNVEFRDSHVICAEEPLGLLLFNPEGQLLSDKHYDKPKYWKDYYKVSDDKILVIRKGLYGYLNQDGSEFVPCQYDEAKPFEEGIAKVKIDDKWGLLDKNNNIILDIKYDKISKFNNGLAVVSENGYLGLVNQSGRLISRVNYDLLEPTSDFQFIIRKESKYGVLDQFGVPIIPVEYDSLYKNLYSAGYFVKRSDKWGYLDEMGGLKLLVQYEKIQVYDDETVIVQKNGKSALMNLDNHVKIPFNYEKLTLTPEKFIRIETNGKVGLASLNGQVLIKPKYEDIRHIKTYSAEVQRKGDWMTVHF, encoded by the coding sequence ATGCTCCAGCACTGTAGCAGTGTGTTTATTCTTTGCCTGATATGCCTGATATGCCTGATTAGTTTTTCGGCACTAGGTCAAAGTGATTATGACATGCAGGGGGGACTTTCCGAAGGACTCAAAAGTGTACGCTCCAAGAGCACCAAACTGTGGGGCTTTGTCAATGAAAACAACCAAGAAGTGATTCATTGCAAATACGATCTGGTAGAACCCTTCGAAAACAGTCTGTCCATTATCCAATACAAAAATTATTATGGTGTAATCAACCAAAGCGATAGCTTGATCATCCCACCTATCTATGACGATCTCAAATCCGTAGACAATCATTCCTTTACAGTCAGACTGAGAGGAAGCGAAGGTGCTGTCAATGAATACGGAATCGAAATTATTCCTATTAAATATCAAAAAGTCATCGCCGTGGACAAAGACCTTATCATCGTCAAGATGGACAATGATTGGGCGCTGGTCAATCATGCAGGTGAATTCCTCTCGGGTTTTATCTATCAACAAATATATCCCATGCGCGAAGGGATGATTAAAGTAAAAATAGATAGGTCTTATGGGTTTTTGAATGCCAAAGGAAAAATGATCATAGCAGCCAACTTTGACAACTTAAAGTATTTTTCTGAAGGGTTATCACCTGCCAAAAAAGGGGAGTACTGGGGAGCAATTAACAAAAAAGGTCAAACAGTCATCGATTATTTGTACGAAGACATGGATCCGGTGCAAGATGGACTAGCAAAAGTCAACCTCAATGGAAAGCAAGGATTCATCAACACACAAGGTCAAGAAATCATTGCCATCAGATACAAAAACGTAGAATTCAGAGACAGTCATGTAATCTGCGCAGAAGAGCCTTTGGGCCTATTGCTATTCAACCCAGAAGGTCAGTTGCTGTCTGACAAACACTACGACAAACCCAAGTACTGGAAGGACTATTACAAAGTAAGCGATGACAAAATATTGGTGATCAGAAAAGGTCTGTATGGATACCTCAATCAAGATGGCAGTGAGTTTGTCCCCTGTCAGTACGATGAGGCCAAACCTTTTGAAGAAGGAATTGCCAAAGTCAAGATAGATGACAAATGGGGCCTCTTGGATAAAAACAACAACATCATCCTCGATATCAAATATGACAAGATTTCAAAGTTCAACAATGGATTAGCAGTAGTCTCAGAAAACGGGTATCTAGGGTTAGTCAATCAGTCTGGCAGACTTATCTCCAGAGTAAATTATGACCTACTGGAGCCCACATCTGATTTTCAATTTATCATTCGCAAAGAATCAAAATATGGTGTCCTTGATCAATTTGGTGTCCCAATTATTCCAGTAGAATACGATAGCCTGTACAAGAATCTATACAGCGCAGGCTACTTCGTAAAGCGAAGCGATAAGTGGGGGTATTTGGATGAAATGGGTGGCCTAAAACTACTAGTCCAATACGAAAAGATACAAGTCTATGATGACGAGACGGTCATCGTACAAAAAAACGGCAAAAGTGCACTGATGAATCTAGACAATCATGTCAAGATTCCATTCAATTATGAAAAGCTAACGCTTACGCCTGAAAAATTCATTAGAATAGAAACCAATGGCAAAGTTGGACTTGCATCACTCAATGGACAGGTACTGATCAAACCCAAATATGAAGACATTCGTCATATCAAAACCTATTCGGCAGAAGTCCAGCGCAAAGGTGACTGGATGACTGTACACTTCTAG
- a CDS encoding DUF4153 domain-containing protein, with amino-acid sequence MNIPSLKYLWHKMLDGFLRFPLTIVSSAIGCAVAIYLTEKEFNSVNILPYVNVLLTCVMGIPLFFCVSILTRHYQFDRVKTTLAWIISILFLGLIFYSLPSTESTHNTSVPYIRYVIYNLAIHLLVSFIPFLTKGHVNGFWNYNLHLFIRFLTSLVYSGFLYTGLCMALLSLNLLFNIDIDEKLYFELYILVQGLFNTWFFVSGVDADFSQLDTDRSYPLGLKIFTQYILMPLLVLYLIILYGYGFKIIVSWDWPKGIVAYLISCVAVLGIFNLLLMYPYSKIEAANYWIKRFSKVYYYTLIPLILLLFIAIYLRIGDYGITVNRYILVLLGIWLSIVTVYFISGRENIKFIPISLTLVLVITSFGPWGIFSWSERSQVNRLKKYLEENGILENGKIINEITWIPDSTLNSSTGMHKPSYIQLPDSIHNEIISIVQYLDDYHGFKQIRPWYKQNVDSLMSIHEQNLTYTPDEGNKYLEIANLDPYYQYPNEYLYFHFSRNTKEWIDTKNYDKMLLVECSIYDNQSCVSDYHENNTVNNQVIVNSDTTIPLKIVLETDTLNISMTDLLLELMHKHEEKQYNLPISTMMLDYQQDNHDLKIIFNQIRLNGDQESIQLNQLDFILLYRYL; translated from the coding sequence TCGCTCAAATACCTCTGGCACAAAATGCTAGATGGCTTTTTACGATTCCCTCTGACGATCGTCTCATCAGCCATTGGTTGTGCTGTAGCGATCTATTTGACAGAGAAGGAATTCAACAGTGTCAACATCCTGCCATATGTCAATGTCCTGCTCACTTGCGTGATGGGAATCCCTCTGTTTTTTTGTGTCTCCATTCTCACTAGGCATTACCAATTTGATCGAGTCAAAACCACTTTAGCATGGATTATTTCGATACTTTTTCTTGGGTTGATTTTTTACTCTCTACCCAGCACAGAGTCCACACACAATACCTCAGTTCCCTACATTCGATACGTCATTTATAACCTAGCCATCCATCTTCTCGTCTCGTTCATTCCCTTCTTGACGAAAGGACACGTCAACGGCTTTTGGAATTACAATCTTCATCTTTTTATTCGGTTTCTGACATCTTTGGTCTATTCTGGTTTTTTGTATACAGGTCTTTGCATGGCGCTACTTTCACTCAATCTGCTGTTCAACATAGACATAGATGAAAAGCTCTACTTCGAGCTTTACATTCTTGTCCAAGGATTGTTCAACACTTGGTTCTTTGTTTCAGGCGTTGATGCTGATTTCAGTCAGCTAGATACAGATAGATCTTACCCTCTTGGATTAAAAATCTTTACGCAATATATCCTAATGCCCCTGTTGGTTTTGTACTTGATCATCTTGTATGGGTATGGATTCAAAATCATCGTGAGTTGGGATTGGCCAAAGGGCATTGTTGCCTATCTCATCAGTTGCGTCGCAGTCTTGGGTATCTTCAACCTCCTGCTCATGTATCCATACAGCAAAATCGAAGCAGCCAACTATTGGATCAAACGGTTCTCGAAGGTGTACTACTATACGCTCATTCCGCTGATCCTGCTCCTTTTCATCGCGATCTATCTCAGGATCGGTGATTATGGGATTACCGTCAACCGCTACATTCTCGTTTTGTTGGGTATATGGCTTTCTATCGTTACGGTCTATTTTATTTCTGGGAGAGAAAACATCAAGTTTATCCCCATATCTCTGACGCTGGTATTGGTTATTACTTCCTTTGGTCCTTGGGGTATTTTCTCATGGAGTGAAAGAAGCCAAGTCAATCGTCTCAAAAAATATTTGGAGGAAAACGGCATTCTCGAAAATGGAAAAATTATCAATGAAATCACTTGGATTCCAGACAGCACGTTGAATTCTTCAACAGGCATGCACAAACCCTCCTACATTCAACTGCCTGATTCCATCCACAACGAAATCATCTCTATTGTCCAATACTTAGACGACTATCACGGGTTCAAACAAATCCGACCTTGGTACAAACAGAATGTCGACTCACTGATGTCGATTCACGAACAAAACCTGACATACACACCAGATGAAGGGAACAAATACCTCGAAATTGCCAACCTTGATCCTTACTACCAATATCCAAACGAATACCTTTATTTTCACTTTAGCAGAAATACCAAGGAATGGATAGACACCAAAAACTACGACAAGATGCTGCTCGTTGAATGCTCCATCTACGATAACCAAAGCTGTGTCAGTGACTATCATGAAAACAACACCGTAAACAATCAGGTGATCGTAAACTCAGACACAACCATCCCACTCAAAATCGTATTAGAGACCGATACATTGAACATATCCATGACGGATCTGCTGCTGGAACTCATGCACAAGCATGAAGAAAAGCAGTACAATCTGCCTATCAGCACCATGATGCTCGATTATCAACAAGACAATCATGATCTTAAAATCATTTTTAATCAAATTCGATTAAACGGAGACCAAGAGTCCATTCAACTGAATCAGCTAGATTTTATCCTCCTTTATAGGTATTTGTAG
- a CDS encoding exo-beta-N-acetylmuramidase NamZ family protein, with translation MKTQTGLSQLKDHVSSIKGNVAYLCHAASVDEHYQHGILTVKNLFGDRLKKLFSPQHGIFADVQDNMVETDHFFHEHFQLPVYSLYSETRKPTPEMLEGIDHVIVDLQDVGTRVYTYIYTLTYMMEACAELGIEVIVLDRPNPIGGVAVEGNVLDMDFRSFVGRYPIPMRHGMTMGEVAMMGKKYWGLDCALRVITMTGWTRDMFFWETQLPWVLPSPNLAAIETAFTFTATVIFEGTNISEGRGTTKSLETVGHPSIKNYELLDRLNREFQKAGLTGFVLRPVSFVPTFQKHTGKVCHGYQIHVTDYVQFKPWRVGQMLNREFYHHLGENFAWKQPPYEYEAKLLPIDILNGTDLVRKWIERNGSYQELEDLEKHDLYRFKDLRKDILLY, from the coding sequence ATGAAAACACAAACCGGTCTCTCTCAACTCAAAGATCACGTTTCGTCCATCAAAGGCAATGTTGCCTACCTCTGTCATGCGGCCTCTGTCGATGAGCATTACCAGCATGGAATCCTGACCGTCAAAAACCTATTTGGTGATCGGCTGAAGAAGTTATTTTCTCCGCAGCATGGCATTTTTGCTGACGTGCAGGACAACATGGTGGAGACGGATCACTTCTTTCACGAGCATTTTCAACTCCCCGTATATAGTCTTTATTCCGAAACCCGAAAACCAACGCCTGAGATGCTGGAAGGCATCGATCATGTGATTGTGGATCTGCAGGATGTGGGGACGAGAGTTTATACCTATATCTACACGCTGACTTACATGATGGAAGCCTGCGCCGAGTTAGGTATCGAGGTGATTGTACTCGACCGACCCAACCCTATCGGGGGAGTCGCTGTAGAGGGCAATGTTTTGGACATGGATTTTCGATCCTTTGTAGGTCGCTACCCGATCCCAATGCGCCATGGCATGACCATGGGTGAGGTGGCGATGATGGGCAAAAAATACTGGGGGCTGGATTGTGCCTTGCGTGTGATCACTATGACTGGTTGGACGAGAGACATGTTCTTTTGGGAGACCCAATTGCCTTGGGTACTGCCCTCACCCAATCTAGCTGCGATAGAAACCGCCTTTACTTTCACTGCTACGGTGATTTTTGAGGGGACGAATATCTCTGAGGGCAGAGGGACCACCAAGAGTTTGGAGACAGTAGGGCATCCATCGATCAAGAATTATGAATTGCTAGATCGCCTCAACAGGGAGTTCCAAAAGGCAGGTTTGACGGGATTTGTGCTGAGGCCTGTTTCCTTTGTGCCGACCTTTCAAAAGCATACGGGCAAGGTCTGTCATGGCTATCAAATCCATGTGACCGATTATGTGCAGTTCAAGCCGTGGCGAGTAGGACAAATGCTCAACAGAGAGTTTTATCATCATCTGGGAGAGAACTTTGCGTGGAAACAACCTCCCTATGAGTATGAAGCCAAGTTGCTGCCGATCGACATCCTCAATGGTACTGATCTAGTCAGAAAGTGGATAGAGCGCAATGGGAGCTACCAGGAATTGGAGGATTTGGAGAAACATGACCTGTATAGATTCAAAGACCTGCGAAAAGACATATTATTGTATTGA
- a CDS encoding HU family DNA-binding protein, translating into MSIKYKVVSKRPAGIAGVNDPRYYPILTNRKVSDLDDVCRMISKRSTFNEADVIGVIHSLIDLIPELVMDGRNVKLDGLGIFSVHASAVGKQTPEEVSARDISKLKLAFLPSKKIKNELIKAEFKKVS; encoded by the coding sequence ATGTCTATCAAATACAAAGTAGTAAGCAAACGACCTGCGGGCATCGCAGGTGTCAACGACCCTCGATACTATCCTATACTTACCAACAGAAAGGTCTCGGATTTGGATGACGTCTGCCGTATGATCAGTAAGCGATCGACTTTCAATGAGGCTGATGTGATCGGAGTGATCCATTCGCTAATTGACTTGATTCCTGAGTTGGTGATGGACGGTCGCAATGTCAAGTTGGATGGATTGGGGATTTTTAGCGTCCATGCATCTGCGGTTGGTAAACAGACTCCTGAGGAGGTGTCGGCTCGTGACATCAGCAAGTTGAAGTTGGCCTTTCTTCCAAGCAAGAAGATCAAAAATGAGTTGATCAAGGCAGAATTTAAAAAGGTGAGCTAA